A single region of the Williamwhitmania sp. genome encodes:
- a CDS encoding DsrE family protein, producing the protein MKKGLIFSLLLVLVAFGCNQKQPHEMSTMNMADTPNVNKVKDGVFIHISHSFDDPHRVVMALKMATMMSMDKDVLVYFDIKGIEVVLKDAKDITYPTFPSAQESLKILIDKGITVFACPGCMKAAGKTAADLMPGVKVAEKEAFFNFTKGRILALDY; encoded by the coding sequence ATGAAAAAAGGACTAATTTTCTCGCTACTACTTGTGCTTGTTGCATTTGGGTGCAACCAAAAGCAACCTCACGAGATGTCTACCATGAATATGGCGGACACCCCTAACGTCAACAAGGTAAAGGATGGCGTGTTTATCCACATTTCGCACAGCTTCGATGACCCACACCGCGTAGTGATGGCGCTAAAGATGGCCACCATGATGTCCATGGACAAGGATGTGCTGGTATACTTCGATATCAAGGGAATTGAGGTTGTGCTGAAAGATGCAAAGGACATCACCTACCCCACCTTCCCATCGGCACAGGAATCGCTTAAGATTCTAATCGACAAGGGGATTACCGTATTTGCCTGCCCGGGGTGCATGAAAGCCGCCGGAAAAACTGCAGCCGACCTTATGCCCGGTGTTAAGGTGGCCGAGAAGGAGGCCTTCTTCAACTTCACTAAAGGTAGGATACTGGCTCTCGATTACTAG